A region of Chlamydiota bacterium DNA encodes the following proteins:
- the rpmG gene encoding 50S ribosomal protein L33: protein MREIITLACQECKQRNYTSTKDKKKHPARIELKKYCRFDRKHTLHKETK from the coding sequence ATGAGAGAGATCATCACGCTCGCCTGTCAGGAGTGCAAACAGAGGAACTACACCTCCACGAAGGACAAGAAGAAGCACCCTGCGCGCATCGAGCTGAAGAAATATTGCAGGTTCGACCGGAAGCATACGCTGCACAAGGAGACGAAGTAA